One Streptomyces sp. NBC_00223 genomic window carries:
- a CDS encoding transglycosylase family protein, with translation MAATGAGIALPLLGAGVSHAADAGTWDKVAVCETGGLWSANTNNGFYGGLAITQDTWDMYGGDVFADRPDLASRAQQITVAEKVLAAIGPNAWPGCETGTGLLDDTATPDVDPGDTPAPTAQPSSPADSTPATPTTPVTTPTADPTTAPQTPPVTSAPPVASTTPDAPTADPSAPVDTTDPGAPVTTAPGDPDPTGTASPGGGRHAKPYSPTDEELAAADRASRTQVYAVTENDDDTAATGDGTGTANDGTTGGTPQVPGSDYTVDAGDSLSGIAAAHHVDGGWRHLFAANQTVIGDDPNLIKPGQILNLG, from the coding sequence GTGGCCGCGACAGGCGCGGGAATCGCGCTCCCCCTGCTCGGCGCGGGCGTCTCGCACGCCGCCGACGCCGGCACCTGGGACAAGGTCGCCGTCTGCGAGACCGGCGGCCTGTGGAGCGCCAACACCAACAACGGCTTCTACGGCGGCCTCGCGATCACCCAGGACACCTGGGACATGTACGGCGGCGACGTGTTCGCCGACCGGCCCGACCTCGCGTCCCGGGCGCAGCAGATCACCGTCGCCGAGAAGGTCCTCGCCGCCATCGGCCCCAACGCCTGGCCGGGCTGCGAGACCGGTACGGGGCTGCTCGACGACACCGCCACGCCGGATGTGGACCCGGGCGACACGCCCGCGCCCACCGCGCAGCCGTCGAGCCCCGCCGACAGCACGCCGGCGACTCCCACGACTCCGGTCACCACGCCCACCGCCGACCCCACCACGGCCCCGCAGACGCCTCCGGTGACTTCGGCCCCACCGGTCGCCTCCACCACGCCCGACGCGCCCACCGCGGACCCCTCCGCGCCCGTGGACACGACCGACCCCGGCGCGCCCGTCACCACCGCGCCCGGCGACCCGGACCCGACGGGCACCGCCTCGCCGGGTGGCGGACGCCACGCCAAGCCGTACAGCCCGACCGACGAGGAACTCGCCGCCGCCGACCGGGCGTCCCGGACCCAGGTCTACGCCGTCACCGAGAACGACGACGACACGGCGGCCACGGGCGACGGCACCGGCACGGCGAACGACGGCACCACCGGCGGCACTCCGCAGGTCCCTGGGAGCGACTACACCGTCGACGCGGGCGACTCGCTGTCCGGCATCGCGGCCGCCCATCACGTCGACGGCGGCTGGCGGCATCTCTTCGCGGCCAACCAGACGGTCATCGGAGACGACCCGAATCTCATCAAACCCGGACAGATCCTCAATCTCGGCTGA
- a CDS encoding cytochrome P450 family protein, whose amino-acid sequence MTDPANPRPASAGPASSRPSDGGPAGSCPVPSGPADPGPEVPELFSWQFATDPYPAYAWLREHAPVRWTTLPSGVGAWLVTRYGDAREALADGRLSKNPVHHAGESRTRGKTGIPGERGADLMTHLLNIDPPDHTRLRRLVSKAFTPRRVAEFGPRVQELTDGLIDNFARHGEADLIHDFAFPLPIYAICDLLGVPAEDQDDFRDWAGMMVRHVTPGQSGGGPRGGVARSVKRIRAYLVELIHRKRGDLGDDLISGLIRAGDHGEHLTENEAAAMAFILLFAGFETTVNLIGNGVHTLLRHPEPRALLQTELARGARKKAHPQETTEAEARTDPARPPAGGDLLETAVEELLRYDGPVELATWRYATSPLTVGGQPIAAGDPVLVVLAAADRDPARFDAPDTVDLARRDNPHLGYGHGIHYCLGAPLARLEARTALGTLLTRLPDLRLAVDPEELRWRGGLIMRGLRTLPVTFTPEASQSK is encoded by the coding sequence GTGACCGACCCCGCGAATCCGCGTCCCGCTTCCGCCGGCCCGGCGTCCTCCCGTCCTTCGGACGGCGGCCCCGCCGGGTCGTGCCCTGTCCCGTCCGGCCCCGCGGACCCGGGCCCCGAGGTGCCGGAGCTGTTCTCGTGGCAGTTCGCCACCGATCCGTACCCGGCGTACGCGTGGCTGCGCGAGCACGCGCCCGTGCGGTGGACGACGCTGCCCAGCGGCGTGGGGGCGTGGCTGGTGACGCGGTACGGCGACGCGCGGGAGGCGCTCGCGGACGGGCGGCTGAGCAAGAACCCCGTCCATCACGCGGGGGAGTCCCGGACCAGGGGGAAGACCGGGATCCCCGGCGAGCGCGGCGCGGATCTGATGACTCATCTGCTGAACATCGACCCGCCCGACCACACCCGGCTGCGGCGCCTGGTGTCGAAGGCGTTCACCCCGCGCCGGGTGGCGGAGTTCGGGCCGAGGGTGCAGGAGCTGACGGACGGGCTCATCGACAATTTCGCCCGGCACGGCGAGGCCGATCTGATCCACGACTTCGCCTTCCCGCTGCCGATCTACGCGATCTGCGACCTGCTGGGCGTTCCGGCCGAGGACCAGGACGACTTCCGGGACTGGGCCGGAATGATGGTGCGACATGTCACACCCGGTCAGAGCGGCGGCGGCCCCCGCGGCGGGGTCGCGCGCTCGGTGAAACGCATCCGCGCGTATCTCGTCGAGCTGATCCACCGCAAGCGCGGTGACCTCGGGGACGACCTGATCTCCGGTCTGATCCGGGCCGGCGACCACGGCGAGCACCTCACGGAGAACGAGGCCGCCGCCATGGCCTTCATCCTGCTCTTCGCCGGGTTCGAGACGACCGTGAACCTCATCGGCAACGGCGTTCACACCCTCCTGCGCCACCCCGAACCCCGCGCCCTGCTCCAGACCGAACTGGCCCGCGGCGCCCGGAAGAAGGCGCACCCCCAAGAGACAACGGAAGCAGAAGCGCGCACGGACCCGGCCCGCCCCCCGGCCGGTGGCGATCTGCTGGAGACGGCCGTAGAGGAACTGCTGCGCTACGACGGCCCGGTGGAGCTGGCGACCTGGCGCTACGCCACCAGCCCGCTCACCGTCGGCGGACAGCCGATCGCGGCCGGCGACCCGGTCCTGGTCGTGCTCGCGGCCGCCGACCGCGACCCGGCCCGCTTCGACGCGCCCGACACCGTGGATCTGGCCCGCAGGGACAATCCCCACCTCGGTTACGGACACGGCATCCACTACTGTCTGGGTGCACCACTCGCCCGGCTGGAGGCCAGAACCGCTCTGGGGACACTGCTGACCCGCCTCCCGGACCTGCGGCTCGCGGTCGATCCGGAGGAGCTGCGCTGGCGCGGCGGCCTGATCATGCGGGGGCTGCGCACCCTGCCGGTGACCTTCACCCCCGAGGCGTCGCAGTCAAAGTGA
- a CDS encoding nucleoside triphosphate pyrophosphohydrolase, producing the protein MNEELDETAAPGRLVLLTTSHRVAPGQLSWPAWQTLREADRVLCADPDHPQLPYLREAGTAVELATPSGQELVDATAGGRTVVYLPPSGGADPAVTDELARLGGSGRVAMPDLELLPGSYDLPGARLLDAVQVMDRIRAECPWTSLRTHEDLATYGIEEMYELVEAIEQGDREAIREELGDVLLQVVLHAAIAEGDPEEPFGIDDVAAGLVAKLIHRHPHIYGDEVAETPEQVQENWARLKAVEKSRESVTDGVPLASPALAQAAKLAGRARRAGLPLPASPPAPLYDDETALGDHLLAEAAAAESAGIDPETALRHAARRYRAAIREAESVTPEAAPPQE; encoded by the coding sequence GTGAACGAAGAACTCGACGAGACCGCCGCCCCCGGCCGGCTGGTGCTGCTCACCACCAGCCACCGGGTCGCGCCCGGCCAGCTGTCCTGGCCCGCGTGGCAGACGCTGCGCGAGGCCGACCGCGTGCTGTGCGCCGACCCGGACCACCCGCAGCTGCCCTATCTGCGGGAGGCCGGTACAGCGGTCGAGCTCGCCACCCCGAGCGGCCAGGAGCTGGTGGACGCCACCGCGGGCGGCCGGACCGTCGTCTATCTCCCGCCGTCCGGCGGCGCAGACCCGGCCGTCACCGACGAGCTGGCCAGGCTCGGCGGCTCCGGGCGGGTCGCGATGCCCGACCTGGAGCTGCTGCCCGGTTCGTACGACCTGCCCGGCGCGCGGCTGCTCGACGCGGTGCAGGTGATGGACCGGATCAGGGCCGAGTGCCCGTGGACCAGCCTGCGCACCCACGAGGATCTGGCCACGTACGGCATCGAGGAGATGTACGAGCTGGTCGAGGCGATCGAGCAGGGCGACCGGGAGGCGATCCGCGAGGAGCTGGGGGACGTGCTGCTCCAGGTCGTCCTCCACGCGGCGATTGCCGAGGGCGATCCGGAGGAGCCCTTCGGGATCGACGACGTGGCCGCCGGGCTCGTCGCCAAGCTCATCCACCGCCACCCGCACATCTACGGCGACGAGGTCGCGGAGACCCCGGAGCAGGTGCAGGAGAACTGGGCGCGGCTCAAGGCGGTCGAGAAATCCAGGGAGTCGGTCACGGACGGGGTCCCGCTCGCCTCCCCGGCGCTGGCACAGGCCGCGAAGCTCGCGGGGCGGGCCCGGCGCGCGGGTCTGCCGCTCCCGGCCAGTCCGCCCGCGCCCCTCTACGACGACGAGACCGCTCTCGGCGACCATCTGCTGGCCGAGGCGGCCGCCGCCGAGTCGGCGGGCATCGACCCGGAGACGGCCCTGCGCCACGCCGCCCGCCGCTACCGCGCCGCGATACGCGAGGCGGAGTCCGTCACACCCGAGGCCGCACCGCCGCAGGAGTGA
- a CDS encoding SurA N-terminal domain-containing protein, which translates to MVRRRTAVSIAVAGLLLAAPALTACGSGPAHPGAAAVIGDHRITESTLQARVDALRTEEGKSPQGEQALASSGNLSAQTLSMLVQYEVIARATSDAGLHVSDADVQREHAAALAQFGGSEAQLDAVLLQNYGVAPSGADEFFRSNVAVGKLIQSLGFQPGSDGGNQALVASLSKTANSLGVHINPRYGTWDGKKAAIAATSDPWVAKKTVIPEPDAGA; encoded by the coding sequence ATGGTCCGCCGCCGTACAGCCGTCTCGATCGCCGTTGCGGGGCTGCTGCTCGCCGCACCGGCCCTCACCGCGTGCGGGTCGGGACCGGCCCATCCGGGCGCAGCGGCCGTCATCGGCGACCACCGGATCACCGAGTCCACGCTCCAGGCGAGGGTCGACGCGCTGCGGACCGAGGAGGGCAAGTCCCCGCAGGGCGAGCAGGCGCTGGCGAGCAGCGGCAATCTGTCGGCGCAGACGCTGAGCATGCTCGTGCAGTACGAGGTGATCGCGCGGGCCACCAGCGACGCCGGGCTGCATGTCAGCGACGCCGACGTGCAGCGGGAGCACGCGGCGGCGCTCGCCCAGTTCGGCGGCAGCGAGGCGCAGCTCGACGCGGTGCTGCTCCAGAACTACGGTGTGGCGCCCTCCGGTGCCGACGAGTTCTTCCGCTCCAACGTCGCGGTCGGCAAGCTCATCCAGAGCCTCGGTTTCCAGCCCGGCAGCGACGGCGGCAACCAGGCCCTCGTCGCGTCCCTGTCCAAGACCGCGAATTCGCTGGGTGTGCACATCAACCCGCGCTACGGCACCTGGGACGGGAAGAAGGCCGCCATCGCCGCGACCTCCGACCCGTGGGTGGCCAAGAAGACCGTGATCCCGGAGCCGGACGCCGGCGCGTGA